Proteins from a genomic interval of Nasonia vitripennis strain AsymCx chromosome 3, Nvit_psr_1.1, whole genome shotgun sequence:
- the LOC100678599 gene encoding uncharacterized protein LOC100678599, protein MFSSYGGISSRSKSTTDIFRASSAELDDASYPPADQSYARYRKNTDPAALANGPRRRVVAAPVPPRRSSSSLTVNLEPEAADLRSQPSEEEGESSHDSVLPTQLSQSPGSKNFVKRLVATLERRQREQQLAAIGPRSDADATNNELLYRKSARKTVPSGSRKQELLDREQACVATCRLPATTQLEDLQERDEDADEEWRDSADLAPQFWEQELTSSLGLPIHVIERKSDGNNDNNDRKSRTVKRTIKSVFSSIINWKNSKSLPKGSREYYAARESLGEEMRAFRRDTMPRLIERATGKGKLDRNWRGTAAPTRRDDDQREFSQLIGCSPGNESSPIAADAEPPSTATIHPVYGSCSAGHQRRSWHKQDLPSDHHSDAETSKPELLYGSIKVQPPTPPPRASQQLLRPSKVRDLQKRISRESFSQVQLRRPSPASSSSSSSSSSDKRNSIVYDVPQSNRRVESAEDCTVLVERERVPGYISRSTPPEYENVSGIIGAHNDDKRLHCTAFTTF, encoded by the exons ATGTTCTCGAGTTACGGAGGCATCTCCTCGCGCTCCAAGTCCACGACGGACATCTTCCGAGCGTCCTCGGCGGAGCTGGACGACGCCTCGTATCCGCCGGCCGACCAGAGTTACGCGCGCTACCGCAAAAACACCGACCCCGCCGCGCTCGCGAACGGCCCTCGACGTCGCGTCGTCGCAGCTCCGGTTCCGCCCCGGCGCTCGAGCAGCAGCTTGACCGTCAACCTGGAGCCCGAAGCTGCGGATCTGAGATCGCAGCCGAGCGAGGAGGAGGGCGAGTCCAGCCACGACAGCGTCCTGCCCACTCAGCTGAGCCAGAGCCCGGGCTCGAAGAACTTCGTGAAGAGGCTCGTGGCGACGCTCGAGCGGAGGCAGAGGGAACAGCAGCTGGCCGCGATCGGACCCAGGAGCGACGCGGACGCGACTAACAACGAGCTGCTGTACAGGAAGAGCGCCAGGAAGACGGTGCCCAGCGGCTCGAGGAAGCAGGAGCTGCTCGACCGAGAGCAGGCCTGCGTCGCGACCTGCAGACTCCCGGCGACGACTCAGCTGGAAGACCTGCAGGAGCGCGACGAGGACGCGGACGAGGAGTGGCGCGACTCGGCCGACCTGGCCCCCCAGTTCTGGGAGCAAGAGCTGACGAGCAGCCTCGGCCTGCCCATCCACGTAATCGAGAGGAAGAGCGACGGCAACAACGACAACAACGACCGAAAGTCCAGGACGGTCAAGCGCACGATCAAGAGCGTCTTCTCCTCGATCATCAACTGGAAGAACTCCAAGAGCCTGCCCAAGGGCTCCCGCGAGTACTACGCCGCCAGGGAGAGCCTGGGCGAGGAGATGCGGGCCTTCAGGCGCGACACCATGCCGAGGCTAATCGAGCGCGCGACCGGCAAGGGCAAACTCGATCGGAACTGGCGAGGAACCGCCGCGCCGACGAGGAGGGACGATGATCAGCGCGAGTTCTCCCAGCTCATCGGCTGCAGTCCCGGTAATGAGAGCAGCCCGATAGCAGCCGACGCGGAGCCGCCGAGCACCGCCACCATACACCCGGTCTACGGAAGCTGCAGCGCCGGCCATCAGAGGCGCTCCTGGCACAAGCAGGACCTCCCGTCGGACCATCACTCGGACGCGGAGACGAGCAAGCCCGAGCTCCTCTACGGCTCCATCAAGGTTCAG CCTCCGACGCCACCGCCTCGTGCCAGCCAGCAGCTGCTGCGGCCGTCCAAGGTTAGGGACCTGCAGAAGCGCATCTCCCGCGAGTCCTTCTCTCAAGTTCAGCTGCGCCGACCGTCGcctgccagcagcagcagcagcagcagcagcagcagcgacaagCGCAACTCGATCGTCTACGACGTGCCTCAATCCAACCGCAGAGTCGAGTCGGCCGAGGACTGCACTGTACTGGTGGAACGCGAGCGAGTACCGGGATACATCAGTCGCAGCACGCCCCCCGAGTACGAGAACGTCAGCGGCATTATCGGCGCGCACAATGACGATAAGCGGCTCCACTGCACCGCTTTCACGACCTTTTAG